The following DNA comes from Erigeron canadensis isolate Cc75 chromosome 3, C_canadensis_v1, whole genome shotgun sequence.
cgaaactcacctttgccAGTTATCGAATGTAGAATAAGCTAGAATCGTCAATTGTTCACTGAATGTTCACGGACTATCAATGTACGATTATATCATAATGTCATCAATGTCAACTCTAAACCCTTAAACAAGTTAGTCTAGTTAGTTCGAGTCAAGTCACAAACCCACAAAACACTCCAACAACTTTCCCGAATAGAGACAAAACACTTTGACTtgacatttttagaaatggggGAATTTTCGTCTCAAATAAATGTTATCACAATAAATTAGACTCTCATTAGATTCTAACGATAGTTCATATGACTTGATTGGACTTAcgaataaaaagttataaatgttCGAAGGTTCGTCATGAAAACAACACAAACTCACGACACAAGTTTATTGGCTCGCGACACGAGCTGAACAACTCCTCGCGGCATGAGGTCCCGAGGTCGCGGCACAAGAAAATGTTCTGATCGAGAGACACCAAAACTCGTGGCACGACCCCTACTCCTCGCGGCACGAGTTGCTGCTGATTTGCAGCCAAACATGATCCAAACTCGATTTTGACATCCCCAAACACCATTTTGACTTCCAAATCGACCAAGGAACCTTTCTAGCTCGCTTTTGAACATAAATACACATACATAAACATATTTAGACTCGACTCATTTCACAAATTCGTTTCATTACATCAATTTCATACCAAAATCGTTTTTGACCTAAATTGAACtaccaagaaccctaattcgcgttttgacccgatttgtgacccgaatttACTTGAAATCCTTTAGAAACaacttaataaacataaaatgatgattatggGATGGGTTTTACTTACCAATTTTTCTACCAATTGCTtaacccgaatttgacccaaAAGAGGATGTTTATGCACTTTTTGATGACCGATATCTTGATATGATGCAAAGGAGATGTAATAGATGATGTTTCTAGTACTAATCTAACTTGAATCCATAATCTTGGTGTAAGAATCTttgagaaagagagagagagagagcgacatttgtgtatgtgtgtgtgtgttttgttattgcaagaagaaagaaggaaacGATAAGGGGAGGAATGAATGGATGGATGGAAAATAAGGAACTTAGTTGGGTgatgggtcatgggtttgaCCCATGGAGCACCGTAAAGCCAATTAATCTAAATGTCATCTCAAGATGTAAATTCTATTAGCACTAACAATAATATCGACTAACACATAAGTCCCAAATTAAAcgataaattgatctatatgaacacattgcacttaaatgaactcCAAATTGTACTTGAACTATATTGGCTAACTCAATATTTATTCAAATTGTACATATGGTCAAACGGTCAAAGTCACAATTGTTATAGTTACAATTGTTAGATGAGCAAATAGCCTAATTGTACAAAGTATCTCACACAAGTCTCTCAATTATGTAAGGCCCAGGTTCGAGTCTTGTTGAGAGGGTGatgttttatcccaattaaatgttatGCCTTTAAGCAGTTTAATTGAGAGATTTTCCTCCCATAAAATATTAAGGGTGAGGGGGCTCTCTAGTCTCTAGTGTgaacccggttaaaacaacgtaagctAAATTTTTTGTTGAGCacactttttgaaaaaaataaaaaataatacgtGTACATGTGTGATTGACTTTTCATGTTTTGCAATTAATATCAAgcttttgttaagttttttttattgatcatgcacatatacataattatttctttaaacagcagtggtgattggactcaacGGCATACCTCTTCATTGTCCGGTAGAGACCGATCACGTCACCAGCACGGTCAATCCGAGGGAATaactggcggtggaagtcccatTACCATTAtggaggaaactagctaatgTTAAAGAAAAACCTCCATGttccacctcattggcaaagacttcccaatatgtctttcaaaacatttggctgaaagacaCAATGACATTAAATGTCTAGTTGGGCTAAATCCCTATCAGATCAGATTAATTTGTTCATAACTTTGGAACTATGATGATATCTGAGGtaattaactaaatatatattttgaaacatatGTTGTTATTTTAATAGACAATCGACACCgtgtgttattattatatttgtattattataatGATTCTCAGGATTTATTTCGactatataaagtataaatattaatatagttatttaaaaaagatgaaataattaaatttgatctaatgactttaaatcaaagttgaaattcTTCTAAGAGTTCTTATTTGTTTAGCAATAAATTTAagactttgttatatatatatatatatattgatagattatgattttttttctattgataAACATAGCCCCTGGATGGGTTATATTTAATACGTTATTACATGCTCAAATGACCAATATTAAACATaaccattttttatatttatgggTTGTGATTTAAACcacaattttatttaaaacacgTCATTTCTCATTTGTTAAATTAatcatattatttgttttttctttatttttttaattttaaattttcattactCGTCACTCTTTCCAAAGTCCTAACAACATTTTTCCACACATTTTATAGCACATTCTAAACAACCCCATACATATTGTTTCACAAACCATAGTACTACACTACTACTGTAACATACAgtttaataatcaaaataaacaataataaataagacCATAAACAACTTAAACCCCATACATATTGTATTCACAAAAAGCTCTTTTTTAGGCTTCCAATTTTCAAAATGCATAAATAAGCCAATTATTCAACTTTCAAACTCACCAAATCTGATGTATTATTACTTAAGGGCATGCCAGCAATGGTATATTGAGCACTACATTATTGTTTCAAAAGCTATATACATAAAATTTGGACCAATTCCaataacttcaacagcatattGAGCACTTCTAAAGCATTTCTCTGATCATGTCCATATCTGAATTCCTTGGTTACCAGCTTACAACACCTCCAAGGATTACTTATGTAATCTCGCAATTGTATTTGTGGTTTAGTCTTCTTCGGCCAAACGAAGATGATATCTTTTTGGTGAATGAACCCGAGGCACGAGAGTTGTATGATCAAAACTGTTCTAGTACAACCTTGCGCATGAAGTCCTCGGGCGCTGTaggaaaaatgaaacaaaatatCCATGTTCTTAAAAGATCAAAATAGAGACAATCACATAACTATTATTGACATTTTAACTTTATAACCATGTTACCAAAACTTATATAGTTTTGACACTTGACATAtagtttgataaaaaaaaaaaaacacataatgtTGGACTTGACAAATACAgtttgataaaagaaaaaagtgtgACACTTGAACAGACTTCACAAAGCTAAAATAAAGAAACTTGTGGATAACTAGAACGAAACAGCAAACTAAAGTAAGGTAAATAAAAGAGAGGGCTCAAGGCAGATAAGGATGAGTACCTAATCCATTGGTGAACAGCTTGAACTGCCCAAGTGCTTGTCTGATAAACATCTCAACACCGCTTACTACTGTGACTCCAACCTCTGCAGCCTCTTGCAATAGTCGGGTGTTTCTAGGTGTATACACCGCATCAAACACTAGATCATATGATCTCAAATGCTCCTAATAAAGTTGTTACGTAATGTTAATAATCCTAATATCTGTAAATGCCAGCACAAGCATCCATTCATTCACAGTTACAGACAAGAGAGGAGAAAGAGAACCTTGGAAACAGGTGTTAGGTGCACATCTGGTTCCATGCCGATAGCAGAACAATTTGCAAGAATCATTCCATTTTCAGGGCAGAATGTGTCCAATTGTTCGATAGGCAAAGCCTCACCTGAAACTGCTCGTGCGAGTGACTGTGCTCTCTCTGTTCATTAAAACCATAAGGTCATAAGATTGTCAAAGATCAAAATTAATCAGTATATTAAGTCAAATGCTTTACCAAAATTACGGTTGAAAATCACTACTCGGGCTCCTTTGCTTTTAGCACCAAAAGCTAGCGCTCGCCCTGCACCTCCGGCTCCAACCAATACAAATAATCTTCCATTAATGGGTGACACATTTGGTACTTGCCCATTTGAAACCTGCGTCTCTGTTCACCAGTAATATCAAAGATTGATCAAATCATGgaaaagatgatttatctctaagttaaatatataacattgcAAAAGCTATAAGGCTACCTTGCAGTGCATCTTCTATTGCAGTAATGCAAGCATCACAGTCTGTGTTGTAACCAACCAGCTTTCCATCAGTGGGCCGCCTAACAATTGTGTTTACAGCTCCTATTGACTGATTATTAATACCAAAGTTAGTATGAGCACaaaactttaaccttttaatataaatttgcAGAAAAGGCAAACCAAAGATTAAACTACATAGAAATGTTTGACACCAAAATGAATCTAATGTACATTGAGTAacgattaaaaaaaatcaagaagttCAATTCTTTGCAGAGATATGTAGTCAGAGAGAATCATAAAACTGTGTCAAAAATGACAACATAGAACTGATATCCAAAGATTATATCTTATAAAGTATGAAATATCTATaggtttatttaatatttattcacCTTAGCTAGGGGGTCAACTTCATCGCAACATGCTACCGCTGATTCCTTATGTGGCAGTCCAATACTATGTGTTCCATCAAAGAGAATACATGCACGCATTAGAAAGACCTAGTTGATAAACAGTGTTATATTTTAGAAGCAACCTAGTTACAAGATCGGATTTTCAACAATCGAAATCATGGTGGAAATGTAAGCAtacaatttgattttttttttttaaaaaaaaagttacatgtGGAAACTTTGAGGTATTGACTATTGATATAACTTAAAATCACATTTGATAAACTAAATATACGTATTTACAGGAAATTATGATTGGACAAAAAAGTGGTTGGTCAAGCCTTCTGAACTATCACATACTAAACTGTTTTACCccttacccaacccacccattttgtcaACTCCAGTTAGAAATATAGCATTTGCCTATGAACTCTAACCAATAAGCAGAAAGACAATCACTTTGTAGTACCTGAAGCCAGCAAAGTCAGTACATGAGTACACTCTGAGGAACTCTTTAATATTGTCAACGAGGAGCGGGACATAAATTCCATTAAACCCACAGTATCTAAAAGCAGGGTTATGCAACAAAGGACCTTTGCTATGACCTACTGGATTTGAGACAACACCAAATACTTTTGTATCCACATCCACATTATCGAGcttatatatgttcttgatgcTGAGAAGAGGTGGCAAGCCAGGTAAGGATTTTCCTCCTAATGAACCACATACCATAAAAGCACCATATTTTGGGCCCAACAGTTGGCTTATAAGACCTCTATCTCCAAAAGCTCTTACAATCACAGGAACCTACAAATACCAGTGGTGGGGCAAATGAATCAGCATTTAGTCACCCATAAATATAATTCTCTCTGTTACAAGAATACAGGTCATTTTTTTCGTAAGATAAATAGACACCACGTTTCAATGACTATAGTCAATAAATCATCATTCAATGACAATGAGGAAAGATCATAATACCTGAGAATGAGTAAGGACATGAAAAACAGGTGCAACATCTGTAATATAAGCTACTTCGGTCACAACTTTCACAATATCAGCTCCTGTAGATTGTAATGCCACAAGCATATTCCCTATTTTTTCTTTGCAATAAACGCCACTTTTCAAGTAGCTCGTTACTATGATCTTactattttctcttttttccaTAAGTTCATGCATCACATCATAAGCCAACTGAAATGCACAGcttatatcaataacaaaaaaatagatACACAAACACGAAATAACTAGATCTTATTATGATAGAGTTGTAATAATGTAGACTAACCTCATAGTCTAGTTCAACGAATTCAACATTTAGTTCAATGGCTAGTCTCAAAACTTGCATACATTTGTGCTTCAAATCTCCTTTGCGTAAATGTTTCAGTGAATTTAGCCTGCAAATTTTATGAATAGAAATCTTTGGGTCATGTATGATGAATGTAGGCTTAGAAATTGCCCATTAGAGCCTTTGAAATTAAATAGGGGCATAGCCCATATAGACATTAGATCCCGTCAGAGTTTTGTACTTTTATGTTAGTTTTGTATAcgattttgtatttgtttgtataGTATAAAAGTTGTGTACCGACCTTTGCTTAtcaacaaattttaattttcaacaatCGTTTgccaaaaatttattaattaaggtATTTGAAAATTCTCATGTGGTTTATTTTCTATACCTTTAGGGAAgatgtatttatatatctatcttcATATTTACTAGTCAATGTtctacaaaaataataatttgcaAAACATTCCTTTCAAAAAAACCTTTGACATTCTGAAAAAGTAGTCTTGAACTTTCCAAGTAATAACTGATGTTGAACTTGAAATTAAGAAGTTAATTAACACATGTATTATTCAGATGCCATGTATAAAACTAGAACAAGTGGGCTTGAACTTTCCCACTACCTACCGCAAAATTACGTTTCTAGAATTCTcacgtcttttttttttccacacttGACACTAGCTATCatacttttgtttttctctGAGTCTAATAGCATAGGTTAATGTCCGGCTATTCGTTATTTCTTAATGGAATTCTATAAGCCTACTAACGACAAACAACATTAGGTAGCTACATACTACTGTAATAAAGCCACCAGAGAGAAAATCTACCGTTTTTATTCCTGATAGGATTTAAACTCAAAACTTATGATCTCAAATACATCTCTTCAATTTCTCTTGCCAATTAAGCTAAAACTTATTGTTAAACTAACTCATCTACGTGCATTACACATACAATTAAATGGACTTCGCCTAATTGTCTTAAAAATACGACCAAAAAAAAAGCATCTTGAATGCTATTAtctgatttttctttttcatatgcatGAAAATTAATATCGCTTGAACTTTTTGCAaatagtttgttacattatgACGTAATCAATCaatgtatgttatatatacacatatatgttttttatttgaactCGTGTCGACGATCCCATGTTAGTATGTTCATCTAATTCAAATACTATGTAAAGGACATAAACGATATGTCTATTCAATAACTATCAACAACATATAGAAACACATTTCTGGTTtggatttttttaaatgaaaaggaTGGGAACTCAGACTTTAATGTTCAAGAGTCATTGTTTAAGTTATGAACCACTTACTGTATTTATTTCAAGTCATCATATCTCGACACAGAGTACTTTGAATtcaataaaatgataataataataataataataataatataataataataatagtaatgatAACCGAATTtagataaaaacattttataattaaccaataataatagtatcaaaaatattttattaacttCTTCAGAATAAGCCCAAATGTACCGTTTAAATAATTTGGAATAAATATTAGGAGTTGGGACCACAAAAGCCATACTTAATAATAGGGTATCAACTCAAGCACCAAAATTAATGTGATATGGAGCGACTGAGAGTGATTCAGATTTCAGAATGGAACAGCCACGGACTTGATATGTTCCAACTTCACTGCCTCCTCATCCCACAAACCATAATCCATACCTTTCgcctttaaaaataatataataatacatacacacatacatacataccttTCGTGTACTATGTTACATTAAATAAAGTTATGCAACTAAATAGTTTTCAACGATTCATGTAAAGTACTTTACTTTCTATTCAATAAAACTATTATACGATCCTAGATTAGATTTCATTTCTAATAGGGAGTATTAACTATGGATATAACTAACTATGATCAAATGTCTATGTcatgtaaagatcttgtaaaatgtctatgtcatgCAATTAACTTTCAAATCCTGATTATTGGATATacctgaccaatcaaaaacttacacgtgacagcttatatggttgccacatatacctgAGTAAAtcaaataaccaatatttgaaagttcattacattataTAGAGATTTTACGAGATTTTTACATagcatagacattttgtcatagttagttacatccatACATAATAATCCCTTTCTAATATGTtgtacatttatgtattataacTTTTAAGCCGTTACCTTTGTTGGATTACCGAAACTTTTCAAAATACAACTCGCTGTCTATCAATATAactaaaaagttacaaattcaCGAGTCGACCACAAACACAATTACACAAATAAAATCTACAAGCTAGGGACATAACGTAAAAATGGTTGGTGAGGAAGGGACTTAATATGTATACTAGGAAGAAGATAAACATATGATTTGATATTATGGAATGCCACCTACCACTAGGTTACGTCCAATTTCCATGTGCATCTGCACATAAACTCTCGTCGTCTTCCCTaccgattatatatatatatattagagtatatattatattacgttatattatattatatattatgattatgatattatatcatatatcattatcattattattacctCCACCATCTAAAGTTTTGTTTTACACTCAAGTCTGTAACAACTCTAAGggcataatttatttatttagaacGGCCTATATGGACATAAATAATACGCCGTATGAATAAAACAAGGATGGATTAAGTATTTGGGTGGGCTCAAAATtgtttaaaacaaattaaaagttgtGAATATATAGTAGCTAGCCTTCATAATTGTAATATATGATCATGTAATGTTATATATGGACTTTTTCATAATTTAGGGAAGTTcttaaaagagaaagaaaaagttgCCGATGGACTCGAATGGAAGAGATTCTTTCTAAAAGGGACCCACTTCCATCAAATCGTTACTCATTGATGTACCTAAAAGTGCATTGGGAAGTAGACTTTGggataaaggaaaatgataaagtGTGATTAGTCTTGAGTTGGAAACAGTTTTAAGCTAGTACTGTTTTTTTCCCCTATAGacattaacttcttttgggtaAATCATGGGATATGAACGACAAAAGCATGAACATTTGTAGTCATGTTTGTACGAAAATataacattcattattattattattattatcattattattatttaaaagattTCATCCGATATATTAAATAGAAGCTTTTATATAAAGTTGGATGATACTTAGATATGCGTTTAAACATTAGTTAGAGCATATAACTTGACATGGGTTGAAAATACTTTTGTATTGTATGTCAACTTAGTTAGATGATCATTTTGGATTATTTTGTTGGATTGATGaatgatgatatgatatatacaaacaaaaaaatatcaaagaaaaataacatataCACAACAACACTAGTCATGTATAAATAACAAGGTCATATTTCACAAAGTTATACAATGTGAAATATATTACTTGTATCCGTTATGCATAACTTATTTCGT
Coding sequences within:
- the LOC122592667 gene encoding bifunctional 3-dehydroquinate dehydratase/shikimate dehydrogenase, chloroplastic-like yields the protein MGFKNKLLVCATIESETKEEMMKLMDKAKEEGADLVELCMDSMTTFHISDVEILLKQRTLPAIVSFRLNSLKHLRKGDLKHKCMQVLRLAIELNVEFVELDYELAYDVMHELMEKRENSKIIVTSYLKSGVYCKEKIGNMLVALQSTGADIVKVVTEVAYITDVAPVFHVLTHSQVPVIVRAFGDRGLISQLLGPKYGAFMVCGSLGGKSLPGLPPLLSIKNIYKLDNVDVDTKVFGVVSNPVGHSKGPLLHNPAFRYCGFNGIYVPLLVDNIKEFLRVYSCTDFAGFSIGLPHKESAVACCDEVDPLAKSIGAVNTIVRRPTDGKLVGYNTDCDACITAIEDALQETQVSNGQVPNVSPINGRLFVLVGAGGAGRALAFGAKSKGARVVIFNRNFERAQSLARAVSGEALPIEQLDTFCPENGMILANCSAIGMEPDVHLTPVSKEHLRSYDLVFDAVYTPRNTRLLQEAAEVGVTVVSGVEMFIRQALGQFKLFTNGLAPEDFMRKVVLEQF